A DNA window from Enterobacter asburiae contains the following coding sequences:
- a CDS encoding SDR family oxidoreductase, giving the protein MKMLLITGVTGFLGGAVLEKILTSDQPAKLLLLARASDPQSGLERVLENMRKFNVPEDKLASLKVDNILIGDLSQPDAFLNDPRLDRVTHVVNCAAVASFGNNPLIWKVNVEGTLALARRMEQVTGLQRFLHVGTAMSCTPEQDSLVAESAEFRENAEHLVEYTFSKSTIEQLMRQECPNLPLLIARPSIVVGHTRHGCTPSSSIFWVFSMGLMLQKFMCSMEDRIDVVPVDYCADAMLMLLNSNARPGEVVHISAGEENSVRFADIDQAMAQALEKAPVGDKYAQVSYETLVRMRRELKHIFGPCNERLMLKAMRLYGAFATLNVRFSNDKLLSMGMPKPPRFTDYIARCVQTTQGLTIPEQMAVDFK; this is encoded by the coding sequence ATGAAGATGTTATTGATTACAGGCGTGACCGGATTTCTGGGCGGTGCAGTTCTTGAAAAAATCCTGACCAGCGATCAACCCGCAAAACTCCTTTTGCTTGCGCGCGCCAGCGATCCGCAGAGCGGGCTGGAGCGCGTGCTGGAGAACATGCGCAAGTTCAACGTTCCCGAGGACAAACTGGCCTCCTTGAAGGTGGATAATATTCTGATTGGCGACCTCAGCCAGCCGGATGCCTTCCTGAACGATCCCCGTCTGGATCGGGTCACGCACGTGGTTAACTGTGCGGCCGTGGCCTCATTTGGTAATAACCCGCTGATCTGGAAGGTCAACGTTGAAGGTACGCTCGCGCTGGCGCGCCGTATGGAGCAGGTCACGGGCCTGCAGCGTTTCCTCCACGTCGGCACCGCAATGTCATGTACGCCGGAGCAGGATTCACTGGTCGCCGAAAGCGCTGAATTCAGAGAGAATGCTGAACACCTGGTGGAATACACGTTTTCGAAGTCAACCATCGAACAGCTGATGCGCCAGGAGTGCCCTAACCTCCCGCTGCTCATCGCCCGTCCGTCCATCGTTGTCGGCCATACCCGTCACGGCTGCACGCCGTCGAGCAGCATTTTCTGGGTCTTTAGCATGGGCCTGATGCTGCAGAAGTTTATGTGCTCAATGGAAGACCGGATTGACGTTGTTCCGGTGGATTATTGCGCCGACGCGATGTTAATGCTGCTCAACAGCAACGCTCGTCCGGGAGAAGTGGTACACATTTCTGCGGGAGAAGAGAACAGCGTTCGCTTTGCGGATATCGATCAGGCAATGGCGCAGGCGCTGGAGAAAGCCCCCGTCGGGGATAAATATGCGCAGGTCAGCTACGAAACGCTGGTCAGAATGCGCCGCGAGCTAAAACATATTTTTGGGCCGTGCAACGAACGTCTGATGCTGAAAGCCATGCGTTTATACGGTGCGTTTGCCACGCTTAACGTGCGCTTCAGCAACGATAAGCTGCTGAGCATGGGAATGCCGAAGCCGCCCCGGTTTACGGATTACATCGCCCGCTGCGTGCAAACCACCCAGGGGCTGACCATTCCGGAGCAAATGGCGGTCGATTTTAAATAG
- a CDS encoding MurR/RpiR family transcriptional regulator — translation MSDHENLLLKLRQEASGYSPTQQKLGEFVLSDPARVLYLTITELARESHTSEASVTRLCRTLGCKGYNEFKMALALDIQQGQPARQAGDEIDNVVDESVQALQDTARLLDRTLLEKAALALHQAQSVQIYGVAASAILGEYLHYKLLRLGKPAQLFSDMHRAAMNATTLSKDTLVVAISSSGSTRDLLHVVKLARKRGVKVLALSNTPRSPLASLSDMQLVAAKPEGPLSAGALNAKVGVMLLVELLTTSMIALDGHYGDVSQQTASATLPLLL, via the coding sequence ATGTCGGACCATGAAAATCTGCTGCTGAAGCTCCGCCAGGAGGCTTCCGGGTACAGCCCAACGCAACAAAAACTCGGTGAGTTTGTCCTCAGCGATCCTGCCCGGGTGCTCTACCTGACGATCACTGAACTGGCGCGCGAGAGCCACACCAGCGAAGCCAGCGTCACGCGCCTTTGCCGGACGCTGGGCTGCAAGGGCTATAACGAATTTAAAATGGCGCTTGCGCTGGATATTCAGCAGGGCCAGCCCGCGCGTCAGGCGGGGGATGAGATTGATAACGTCGTGGATGAGTCGGTGCAGGCTTTGCAGGATACCGCCAGACTCCTCGACCGCACGTTGCTTGAAAAAGCGGCGCTGGCGCTGCATCAGGCGCAATCCGTGCAGATTTATGGCGTCGCGGCCAGCGCGATCCTCGGGGAGTATCTGCATTACAAGCTGCTGCGGCTGGGAAAACCCGCACAGCTGTTTAGCGATATGCACCGCGCGGCCATGAATGCGACAACGCTTTCGAAAGATACGCTGGTTGTGGCCATCTCCAGTTCGGGTTCAACGCGGGATTTACTCCACGTGGTGAAGCTTGCCCGCAAGCGCGGCGTTAAGGTTCTGGCGCTCAGCAATACGCCCCGCAGCCCGCTGGCCTCTCTGAGCGACATGCAGCTGGTTGCCGCCAAACCAGAAGGCCCTCTAAGTGCAGGCGCGCTCAATGCTAAGGTTGGAGTGATGCTGCTGGTCGAGCTGTTGACCACGTCCATGATTGCGCTGGATGGTCATTACGGCGACGTTAGCCAGCAAACAGCCAGCGCCACGCTTCCCCTTTTGCTCTGA
- a CDS encoding PTS transporter subunit EIIC, which yields MMQMFSGASSGGWFEKAQRFGKSFMLPIAVLPAAGLLLGIGGALSNPNTLAAYPFLDVGWLQAIFTIMSSAGSIVFANLSVLFAVGVAVGLAKSDKGTAGLAALLAFLVMNATINALLILTGKLAHENPGAVGQGMTLGIQTLETGVFGGVVIGLVTCTLHHRFNKIALPQFLGFFGGSRFVPIISSLAAILVGALMTVVWPHFQKLIFGLGGLVDATGYLGTLLYGFILRMLGPFGLHHIFYLPFWTTALGGSEIVNGHLVEGTQRIFFAQLADPNTQHFYEGTSRFMSGRFITMMFGLLGACLAMYHTAKPENKKRVAGLLLSAALTSFLTGITEPIEFSFLFIAPVLYVIHALFDGLAFMLAHMLHITIGQTFSGGFIDFVLFGILQGEAKTNWMFVPLVGVPWFFLYYFTFRYLINRFDFATPGREKEAMANEVTFSQSERAVAVIAGLGGKENLEEVDCCATRLRVTVKDGSKVNDAALKATGARGVIVRGNGVQVIYGPHVTIIKDEVEEILS from the coding sequence ATGATGCAAATGTTCAGTGGTGCTTCTTCGGGGGGATGGTTTGAAAAAGCGCAGCGCTTTGGTAAATCCTTTATGTTGCCTATCGCCGTGCTGCCCGCGGCGGGCCTGCTGCTGGGGATAGGCGGCGCGTTATCGAATCCCAATACGCTGGCGGCTTATCCGTTTTTAGATGTGGGCTGGCTGCAGGCCATTTTCACTATCATGAGCAGCGCCGGTTCAATCGTGTTTGCGAACCTTTCGGTGCTGTTTGCGGTTGGGGTAGCCGTCGGGTTGGCAAAAAGCGATAAGGGCACGGCTGGGCTGGCGGCGCTACTCGCGTTTCTGGTAATGAATGCCACCATCAACGCGCTGCTGATCCTCACCGGCAAACTGGCGCACGAGAACCCGGGCGCAGTTGGGCAGGGCATGACGCTGGGGATCCAGACGCTGGAAACCGGCGTGTTTGGCGGCGTGGTGATTGGTCTGGTGACCTGCACGCTCCATCATCGGTTTAATAAAATTGCGCTTCCGCAGTTCCTCGGGTTCTTTGGCGGGTCGCGCTTTGTTCCCATCATCAGCTCGCTGGCGGCGATACTCGTCGGCGCGCTCATGACGGTGGTCTGGCCGCATTTCCAGAAGCTGATTTTTGGTCTCGGCGGGCTGGTGGATGCCACCGGCTATCTGGGCACCCTGCTGTACGGCTTCATTTTACGCATGCTGGGCCCGTTTGGTTTGCACCACATCTTCTATCTGCCGTTCTGGACCACCGCGCTCGGGGGCAGCGAGATTGTCAACGGTCACCTCGTTGAGGGCACACAGCGGATCTTCTTCGCCCAGCTGGCCGACCCGAACACGCAGCATTTCTATGAGGGCACGTCCCGCTTCATGTCCGGGCGCTTTATTACGATGATGTTTGGCCTGCTCGGCGCGTGTCTGGCGATGTACCACACGGCAAAACCGGAGAATAAAAAGCGCGTTGCCGGGCTGCTGCTCTCTGCGGCATTAACCTCGTTCCTGACCGGAATTACCGAGCCTATCGAGTTTTCCTTCCTGTTCATTGCGCCGGTGCTTTACGTCATTCATGCGCTGTTTGACGGGTTGGCGTTCATGCTCGCGCACATGCTGCATATCACCATCGGGCAAACCTTCTCCGGCGGTTTTATTGACTTCGTGCTGTTCGGCATTTTGCAGGGAGAGGCCAAAACCAACTGGATGTTCGTTCCGCTGGTCGGCGTGCCGTGGTTCTTCCTTTACTACTTCACCTTCCGCTATCTGATTAACCGCTTTGATTTTGCCACGCCGGGTCGGGAAAAGGAGGCGATGGCCAATGAGGTGACCTTCTCGCAGAGCGAGCGCGCCGTTGCGGTGATCGCGGGATTAGGCGGAAAAGAGAATCTGGAAGAGGTGGACTGCTGCGCCACGCGGCTTCGCGTCACGGTGAAGGACGGCAGCAAAGTGAATGATGCGGCGCTGAAAGCCACCGGCGCGCGCGGCGTTATCGTGCGCGGTAACGGGGTTCAGGTCATTTATGGCCCGCACGTCACGATTATCAAAGACGAAGTGGAAGAGATCTTATCGTAA
- a CDS encoding N-acetylmannosamine-6-phosphate 2-epimerase codes for MKTVLDNLKGKLVVSCQALENEPLHSPFIMSRMALAAAQGGAAAIRANSVVDIEAIKQQVSLPVIGIIKRDYPESEVFITATMKEVDELMTVSPEIIALDATARERPGGESLETLVTRIRSRYPSVLLMADISTVGEAVTAQALGFDCVGTTLYGYTAETAGHSLPENDCAFLKAALAAVTVPVVAEGNVDTPERAARCLALGAHTVVVGGAITRPQQITERFMAAIGAQSTDGA; via the coding sequence ATGAAAACTGTACTGGATAACCTGAAGGGAAAACTGGTCGTCTCCTGTCAGGCGCTGGAAAATGAACCGCTGCATAGCCCGTTTATTATGTCGCGCATGGCGCTGGCGGCGGCACAGGGCGGAGCCGCTGCCATTCGTGCCAACAGCGTGGTGGATATCGAGGCCATTAAGCAGCAGGTCTCTTTGCCTGTTATCGGCATCATCAAACGGGATTACCCGGAAAGCGAGGTGTTTATCACCGCCACGATGAAAGAGGTGGATGAGCTGATGACCGTCTCTCCGGAAATCATTGCGCTTGATGCGACGGCGCGGGAGCGCCCCGGTGGAGAATCCCTGGAAACGCTGGTCACGCGCATCCGCTCGCGCTACCCCTCAGTACTGCTGATGGCCGATATTTCCACCGTGGGCGAAGCAGTGACGGCGCAGGCGCTTGGCTTTGACTGCGTCGGCACCACGCTTTACGGCTATACGGCGGAAACGGCGGGCCATTCGCTTCCGGAGAACGACTGCGCGTTCCTGAAGGCCGCGCTGGCTGCCGTGACGGTTCCCGTGGTTGCCGAAGGCAACGTGGATACGCCTGAACGCGCGGCCAGATGCCTGGCGCTGGGCGCGCATACGGTCGTCGTCGGCGGCGCCATCACCCGTCCACAGCAAATTACCGAGCGTTTTATGGCGGCGATTGGCGCGCAAAGCACCGATGGAGCATGA
- the queE gene encoding 7-carboxy-7-deazaguanine synthase QueE, whose amino-acid sequence MQYPINEMFQTLQGEGYFTGVPAIFIRLQGCPVGCAWCDTKHTWDKLADREVSLFSILAKTKESDKWGAGSSEDLLAIIGRQGWTARHVVITGGEPCIHDLTPLTELLEKNGYSCQIETSGTHEVRCSHTTWVTVSPKVNMRGGYDVLSQALERADEIKHPVGRVRDIEALDELLATLTDEKQRVIALQPISQKDDATRLCIETCIARNWRLSMQTHKYLNIA is encoded by the coding sequence ATGCAGTACCCGATTAACGAGATGTTCCAGACCCTGCAAGGCGAGGGTTACTTTACCGGCGTTCCCGCTATTTTCATTCGTTTACAGGGATGCCCGGTTGGCTGTGCCTGGTGTGATACCAAACATACGTGGGATAAGCTCGCAGATCGGGAAGTGTCGCTGTTTAGCATTCTGGCGAAAACCAAAGAGAGCGATAAGTGGGGCGCGGGCAGTTCAGAAGATCTGCTGGCCATTATTGGTCGTCAGGGCTGGACGGCGCGCCACGTGGTGATCACCGGCGGTGAACCCTGTATCCACGATCTGACGCCGCTGACCGAACTGCTCGAAAAGAACGGCTACAGCTGCCAGATTGAAACCAGCGGCACCCATGAAGTGCGCTGTTCACACACCACCTGGGTGACGGTATCGCCAAAAGTGAATATGCGCGGCGGGTATGACGTGCTGTCTCAGGCGCTGGAACGCGCGGATGAGATTAAGCACCCGGTTGGGCGCGTGCGTGATATCGAAGCGCTGGATGAACTGCTGGCAACGCTGACGGATGAAAAGCAGCGCGTCATTGCGCTACAGCCGATCAGCCAGAAAGACGACGCGACGCGCCTGTGCATTGAAACCTGTATTGCGCGCAACTGGCGCCTGTCGATGCAGACGCACAAGTACCTGAATATTGCCTAA
- the queD gene encoding 6-carboxytetrahydropterin synthase QueD, whose translation MSTTLFKDFTFEAAHHLPHVPEGHKCGRLHGHSFMVRLEITGEVDPHTGWIMDFAELKAAFKPTYDRLDHYYLNDIPGLENPTSEVLAKWIWDQMKPLVPLLSAVMIKETCTAGCIYRGE comes from the coding sequence ATGTCCACCACACTGTTTAAAGATTTCACCTTCGAAGCCGCCCACCACCTTCCGCATGTCCCTGAAGGGCATAAATGCGGCCGTCTGCACGGGCATTCGTTCATGGTGCGTCTTGAGATCACCGGTGAAGTTGATCCGCATACCGGTTGGATCATGGATTTTGCCGAACTGAAGGCGGCGTTTAAGCCGACCTACGATCGTCTGGATCATTACTACCTGAATGATATCCCGGGCCTTGAAAACCCGACCAGCGAAGTGCTGGCGAAATGGATTTGGGATCAGATGAAGCCGCTGGTGCCGCTGCTGAGCGCGGTGATGATCAAAGAGACCTGTACCGCCGGCTGTATCTATCGCGGGGAGTAA
- the cysJ gene encoding NADPH-dependent assimilatory sulfite reductase flavoprotein subunit, whose amino-acid sequence MTTQAPPSNLLPLNPEQLARLQAATSDFSPTQLAWVSGYFWGMLNQQPGAMAGAPVTAVEIPAITLISASQTGNARRVAEALRDDLLAAKLNVNLVNAGDYKFKQIASEKLLVVVASTQGEGEPAEEAVALHKFLFSKKAPKLDATAFAVFGLGDTSYEFFCQSGKDFDSRLAELGAERLLDRVDADVEYQTAAAEWRARIVEVLKARVPKETSGQAAFTATGAVNDIHTSPYTKEAPLTASLSVNQKITGRDSEKDVRHIEIDLGDSGLRYQPGDALGIWYQNDPALVKELVELLWLKGDEPVTVDGKTQPLAEALQWHFELTVNTPNIVENYATLTRSESLLPLVGDKAKLQHYAATTPIVDMVRFSPAQLDADALIGLLRPLTPRLYSIASSQAEVESEVHITVGVVRYDIEGRARAGGASSFLADRVEEEGEVRVFIEHNDNFRLPANPETPVIMIGPGTGIAPFRAFMQQRAADEAPGKNWLFFGNPHFTEDFLYQVEWQRYVKEGVLTRIDLAWSRDQKEKVYVQDKLREQGAELWRWINDGAHIYVCGDANRMAKDVEQALLEVIAEFGGMDAETADEFLSELRVERRYQRDVY is encoded by the coding sequence ATGACAACACAGGCCCCACCTTCAAATTTGCTTCCCCTGAACCCGGAGCAACTGGCGCGCCTTCAGGCTGCCACCTCTGATTTTTCTCCCACTCAGCTTGCCTGGGTCTCCGGTTATTTCTGGGGAATGCTCAATCAGCAGCCTGGCGCTATGGCGGGTGCACCGGTAACGGCCGTTGAAATTCCGGCCATTACCCTGATTTCCGCCTCGCAGACGGGCAATGCGCGCCGCGTGGCCGAAGCGCTGCGTGACGACCTGCTGGCCGCCAAACTGAACGTGAACCTGGTCAACGCCGGGGATTATAAATTTAAGCAAATCGCGTCAGAAAAACTGCTGGTGGTGGTCGCCTCTACGCAGGGTGAAGGTGAACCTGCTGAAGAAGCGGTGGCCCTGCATAAGTTCCTGTTCTCGAAAAAAGCGCCGAAGCTGGATGCCACGGCGTTTGCCGTATTTGGCCTTGGCGATACCTCGTATGAATTCTTCTGCCAGTCCGGTAAAGACTTCGACAGCAGGCTGGCGGAGCTGGGCGCGGAGCGCCTGCTGGACCGCGTTGACGCGGATGTTGAATACCAGACCGCCGCCGCCGAATGGCGTGCGCGCATCGTTGAGGTGCTGAAAGCGCGCGTGCCGAAAGAGACGTCGGGGCAGGCCGCGTTCACCGCGACGGGTGCCGTCAACGACATCCACACCAGCCCGTACACCAAAGAGGCGCCGCTGACGGCGAGCCTGTCGGTGAACCAGAAAATCACCGGCCGCGATTCGGAAAAAGACGTGCGCCATATCGAGATCGATCTCGGCGACTCTGGCCTGCGCTATCAGCCGGGCGACGCGCTGGGTATCTGGTATCAGAACGATCCGGCTCTGGTGAAAGAGCTGGTTGAGCTGCTGTGGCTGAAGGGTGACGAGCCCGTCACCGTTGACGGCAAAACCCAGCCGCTTGCAGAGGCGCTGCAGTGGCATTTCGAACTGACGGTGAATACCCCGAATATCGTCGAAAATTATGCCACCTTAACGCGCAGCGAATCCCTGCTGCCGCTGGTGGGCGACAAAGCGAAGCTGCAGCATTACGCCGCGACGACGCCAATTGTCGATATGGTGCGTTTCTCTCCGGCTCAGCTGGATGCCGATGCGCTGATCGGCCTGCTGCGACCGCTGACGCCGCGCCTGTACTCCATCGCCTCTTCGCAGGCCGAAGTGGAGAGTGAAGTGCATATTACCGTCGGCGTGGTGCGCTACGACATCGAAGGCCGCGCCCGTGCGGGTGGGGCATCAAGCTTCCTGGCGGATCGCGTGGAAGAAGAGGGCGAAGTGCGCGTCTTTATCGAGCACAACGACAACTTCCGCCTGCCGGCGAACCCGGAAACGCCGGTCATCATGATTGGCCCAGGCACCGGCATTGCGCCGTTCCGCGCCTTCATGCAGCAGCGCGCGGCAGATGAAGCGCCGGGTAAAAACTGGCTGTTCTTCGGCAACCCGCACTTTACCGAGGATTTCCTCTACCAGGTTGAGTGGCAGCGCTATGTGAAAGAAGGCGTACTGACCCGCATCGATCTGGCCTGGTCCCGCGACCAGAAAGAAAAAGTATACGTACAAGATAAACTGCGCGAACAGGGCGCAGAGCTGTGGCGCTGGATCAATGACGGTGCCCACATTTATGTCTGCGGCGACGCCAATCGCATGGCGAAAGACGTTGAGCAGGCACTGCTGGAAGTGATTGCCGAATTCGGCGGTATGGATGCCGAAACGGCGGATGAATTTTTAAGTGAGCTGCGCGTTGAGCGCCGTTATCAGCGAGATGTCTACTAA
- the cysI gene encoding assimilatory sulfite reductase (NADPH) hemoprotein subunit: MSEKHPGPLVVEGKLTDAERMKLESNYLRGTIAEDLNDGLTGGFKGDNFLLIRFHGMYQQDDRDIRAERAEQKLEPRHAMLLRCRLPGGVITTKQWQAIDKFAGENTIYGSIRLTNRQTFQFHGILKKNVKPVHQMLHSVGLDALATANDMNRNVLCTSNPYESELHAEAYEWAKKISEHLLPRTRAYAEIWLDQEKVATTDEEPILGQTYLPRKFKTTVVIPPQNDIDLHANDMNFVAIAENGKLIGFNLLVGGGLSIEHGNKKTYARTASEFGFLPLEHTLAVAEAVVTTQRDWGNRTDRKNAKTKYTLERVGVETFKEEVERRAGIKFEPIRPYEFTGRGDRIGWVKGIDNKWHLTLFIENGRILDYPGRPLKTGLLEIAKIHKGEFRITANQNLIIAGVPESQKAKIEKLARDHGLMDAVKPQRENSMACVSFPTCPLAMAEAERFLPSFTDKVEAILEKHGIPDEHIVMRVTGCPNGCGRAMLAELGLVGKAPGRYNLHLGGNRIGTRIPRMFRENITEPEILDSIDELVGRWAKEREAGEGFGDFTVRAGIIRPVLDPARDFWE, from the coding sequence ATGAGCGAAAAACATCCAGGGCCACTGGTGGTCGAAGGTAAACTGACAGACGCCGAGCGCATGAAGCTGGAAAGCAACTATCTGCGCGGCACCATTGCTGAAGATCTGAATGACGGTCTCACCGGCGGCTTCAAAGGCGACAACTTCCTGCTGATCCGCTTCCACGGCATGTATCAGCAGGACGATCGCGACATCCGCGCCGAGCGTGCCGAACAGAAGCTGGAGCCGCGTCATGCGATGCTGCTGCGCTGCCGTCTGCCGGGCGGGGTGATCACCACCAAACAGTGGCAGGCCATCGACAAGTTTGCCGGTGAAAACACGATTTATGGCAGCATCCGCCTGACCAACCGTCAGACATTCCAGTTCCACGGCATTCTGAAGAAGAACGTCAAGCCGGTGCATCAGATGCTGCACTCGGTCGGGCTGGACGCGCTGGCGACCGCCAACGACATGAACCGTAACGTGCTCTGCACGTCGAACCCGTATGAGTCCGAGCTGCACGCCGAAGCCTATGAGTGGGCGAAGAAGATCTCTGAGCACCTGCTGCCGCGCACCCGCGCCTATGCGGAGATTTGGCTCGATCAGGAAAAAGTCGCGACCACGGACGAAGAACCGATCCTTGGCCAGACCTATCTGCCGCGTAAGTTTAAAACCACGGTCGTGATCCCACCGCAGAACGATATCGATCTGCACGCCAACGACATGAACTTCGTGGCGATTGCCGAAAACGGCAAGCTGATTGGCTTTAACCTGCTGGTGGGCGGCGGCCTGTCCATTGAGCACGGTAATAAGAAAACCTACGCCCGCACCGCGAGCGAGTTCGGCTTCCTGCCGCTGGAGCACACGCTGGCCGTGGCGGAAGCGGTAGTGACCACGCAGCGCGACTGGGGCAACCGTACCGACCGTAAAAACGCGAAAACCAAATACACCCTGGAGCGCGTGGGCGTTGAGACGTTCAAAGAGGAAGTGGAGCGTCGTGCGGGCATCAAATTTGAGCCGATCCGCCCTTACGAATTCACCGGTCGCGGCGATCGCATTGGCTGGGTGAAAGGTATCGATAATAAATGGCACCTGACGCTGTTTATCGAAAACGGCCGTATTCTGGACTATCCGGGCCGTCCGCTGAAAACCGGTCTGCTGGAAATTGCTAAGATCCATAAAGGCGAATTCCGCATTACCGCTAACCAGAATCTCATTATTGCCGGCGTGCCGGAAAGCCAGAAGGCGAAGATCGAGAAGCTGGCGCGCGATCACGGGTTAATGGATGCGGTTAAGCCGCAGCGTGAAAACTCCATGGCCTGCGTGTCGTTCCCGACCTGTCCGCTGGCGATGGCCGAAGCGGAACGTTTCCTGCCGTCATTCACTGACAAAGTGGAGGCGATTCTGGAAAAACACGGTATTCCGGACGAGCATATTGTTATGCGCGTCACCGGCTGCCCGAACGGCTGCGGCCGCGCGATGCTGGCCGAGCTGGGTCTGGTGGGGAAAGCGCCGGGTCGTTACAACTTGCACCTGGGCGGTAACCGTATCGGCACGCGCATTCCGCGTATGTTCCGCGAGAACATTACCGAGCCGGAAATCCTTGATTCCATCGACGAGCTTGTCGGGCGCTGGGCGAAAGAGCGCGAAGCGGGTGAAGGCTTCGGCGACTTTACTGTGCGTGCGGGCATCATTCGCCCGGTGCTCGATCCCGCAAGGGATTTCTGGGAGTAA
- the cysH gene encoding phosphoadenosine phosphosulfate reductase, with protein sequence MSVLDLNALNDLPKVERILALAETNAHLEKLDAEGRVAWALENLPGDYVLSSSFGIQAAVSLHLVNQIRPDIPVILTDTGYLFPETYQFIDELTDKLKLNLKVYRATESAAWQEARYGKLWEQGVEGIEKYNEINKVEPMNRALKELNAQTWFAGLRREQSGSRATLPVLAVQRGVFKVLPIIDWDNRTVYQYLQKHGLKYHPLWDQGYLSVGDIHTTRKWEPGMAEEETRFFGLKRECGLHEG encoded by the coding sequence ATGTCCGTACTCGATCTAAACGCCCTTAACGATCTGCCTAAAGTCGAACGCATTCTGGCGCTGGCAGAAACCAATGCCCACCTTGAAAAGCTGGACGCCGAAGGGCGCGTGGCGTGGGCGCTGGAAAACCTGCCGGGAGACTATGTGCTCTCGTCGAGCTTTGGTATTCAGGCGGCGGTCAGCCTGCATCTGGTGAATCAGATCCGTCCGGACATTCCGGTGATCCTCACCGATACCGGCTACCTGTTTCCTGAAACCTACCAGTTTATTGACGAGCTGACGGACAAGCTCAAGCTGAACCTCAAAGTGTACCGCGCGACGGAAAGCGCGGCCTGGCAGGAGGCGCGCTACGGTAAGCTGTGGGAGCAGGGCGTTGAGGGCATTGAGAAATACAATGAGATCAACAAAGTCGAGCCGATGAACCGGGCGCTGAAAGAGCTCAATGCGCAGACGTGGTTTGCGGGGCTACGCCGCGAGCAGTCCGGCAGCCGTGCAACCTTACCGGTGCTGGCGGTCCAGCGCGGGGTATTTAAAGTGCTGCCGATTATCGACTGGGATAACCGGACGGTGTATCAGTATCTGCAAAAACACGGGCTGAAGTACCATCCGCTGTGGGACCAGGGCTATCTGTCAGTGGGCGACATCCACACCACGCGCAAATGGGAACCGGGAATGGCGGAAGAAGAGACACGATTCTTTGGGCTGAAGCGCGAGTGCGGGCTGCACGAAGGATGA
- a CDS encoding aminopeptidase, whose protein sequence is MFSATRHRIAALALGVCFILPAQAKNQAYGEIATMQARHIATVFPGRMTGSPAEMLSADYLRQQFAGMGYQSDIRAFHSRYVYTSRNKTKNWHNVTGSTVIAAHEGRAAEQIIIMAHLDTYAPMSDADTDNNLGGLTLQGMDDNAAGLGVMLELAERMKDIPTQYGIRFVATSGEEEGKLGAENLLKRMSAEEKKNTLLVINLDNLIVGDKLYFNSGQSTPGPVRKLTRDRALAIARSHGVFATTNPGGNPAFPHGTGCCNDGEVFDKAGIPVLYVEATNWALGKKDGYQQRAKSKAFPDGTSWHNVMLDNQQHIDSALPQRIEHRSRDVVKIMLPLVKELAKAGKA, encoded by the coding sequence ATGTTTTCCGCAACGCGCCACCGTATTGCTGCCCTGGCGCTCGGCGTTTGCTTTATTCTTCCTGCCCAGGCAAAAAACCAAGCTTATGGTGAAATCGCCACTATGCAGGCGCGGCATATTGCCACCGTCTTCCCTGGCCGCATGACCGGCTCGCCTGCAGAGATGCTCTCTGCGGACTATCTTCGCCAGCAGTTTGCCGGGATGGGCTACCAGAGCGATATCCGCGCGTTTCACAGCCGCTACGTTTATACCTCCAGAAATAAAACGAAAAACTGGCATAACGTGACCGGCAGTACGGTTATCGCGGCGCATGAAGGTCGCGCGGCTGAACAGATTATTATCATGGCGCACCTTGATACCTACGCTCCGATGAGCGATGCCGATACGGATAACAACCTCGGCGGGCTGACGCTGCAGGGCATGGACGACAACGCGGCGGGCCTGGGCGTGATGCTCGAACTGGCCGAGCGGATGAAAGATATTCCAACCCAGTATGGTATTCGTTTCGTTGCCACCAGCGGTGAAGAAGAGGGCAAACTCGGCGCTGAGAATCTCCTTAAACGCATGAGCGCTGAGGAGAAGAAAAATACGCTGCTGGTGATCAACCTCGATAACCTGATCGTCGGCGATAAGCTTTATTTCAACAGCGGGCAGAGTACGCCGGGACCCGTGCGGAAACTGACGCGCGACCGGGCGCTGGCGATTGCCCGCAGCCATGGCGTTTTTGCCACGACCAATCCGGGCGGGAATCCTGCTTTCCCACACGGAACAGGCTGCTGCAACGACGGGGAAGTCTTCGATAAGGCGGGCATTCCGGTGCTGTACGTGGAAGCGACAAACTGGGCATTGGGCAAGAAAGATGGCTATCAGCAACGCGCTAAATCGAAAGCCTTCCCGGACGGGACAAGCTGGCACAACGTGATGCTGGATAATCAGCAGCACATTGACAGCGCGCTGCCGCAGCGGATTGAGCACCGCAGTCGTGATGTGGTGAAGATCATGCTGCCGCTGGTGAAGGAGCTGGCGAAAGCGGGGAAAGCCTGA